In the genome of Maribacter forsetii DSM 18668, the window TTTGTATTTCTGGTCTATCATAATTTGGTAATGTCGTATTTGAAATACCTACACCAACACCACCCGAACCTACTGTACCTGAATTTGTATTTCCTGAATATGAAGTTTGTGTTCTACCGTCAATAACTGTAGTTGTACCAGTGACTACGGGAAAAGTATCAGAATTTGACATTGTGATATTAAAATAACCATTTGCAAAATTAACATCTGCAGTTCTGCCTAAGGGGTCATTGGTAGAAGGTATCATAAAAATAGAAGTATCCTCACCTGCTTCTGGATCAAACAGTCCATTCGCTTCTATATCCAACCCAACCTCTCCAATTGTATTAGAATTCAATATAAATTGTGAAAACGAACCCTGACCAGCTTCATTGGTATTAACTACAGTATTAAAATTGAAGCCGAAGTTTATACCTACTACTCCATTTCCTTCTACTTCTACGTTTGATCTACTTTGTGCATTATTAATAACACCTAAGGATACATCTTGAAAAGCAGTTGGATCAGCTCCTCCTACTTCATTGGTAATATCTACGATACCACCTGAATCCGTTTCAGTTCTATAGGTCTGTACTGGATAGCATGAAGAACAATTAGGACCATTATCTCTGGTTGATCTTACGGTTGAACTTACTACTTTAATAAGATAATTACCATCTGCCATACCTCCAAACGAGTAGCTTCCATTAGCCTCTGTATTTTTTCTTTGGATAAAAGTGCCGGAGGAATCAAAAAGTTCGACAATGGCACCGGAAATGCCAACCCCGCTTGAAGCTACTTGATCTCTCCCTGCCCCACCAGGGTAGTTTACATCCTCATAAACACGACCTGCAATAAGGTTAGATGGTACTTTTAGCACCACTGCTGCTGAAATCACAAAATCTTGACCGACATCAACGTTTGCTGTTACCTCACTATCCGCTGGTTGAATAAATGAGGAAATATCATAGGTATCCAAATCAACACCATAAGTATTTGCATTATTATAAACCGGTGTTACAGTATTATCATAAATGGTAGAGTTATACGAATTATTACCTGATTGACCTCCATCTCCAGTAAGCACAAAATTTTGATTTCTTTGATTTGTAATAGATAGTTCTTCAGGATTTGTAGAGCCTGAACTTGACCCATTTAGATCTGGATCACCTTCCCATGATAAAAACGAAGCTTTTGCTCCAGTACCAGAGATAGCATAAAACGAATCTAATGTAAATGAATTACCATCATTACTAAGCCCATCAAAACCTTGATACAAGTTAATATTTACAGCGGGCAAAGAACGATCTTCATAAAAAACCATTAATGCCCAGCCACCCAAAACGGTACTAGTACTACAGTATTCTCCCGTATTATTAATCGTAAGACCACTGAAATCAAAAACATTACTAGACAAATTAGAAACACCTTGAACAATTGTGGTTACATCACTTACGTAGCCAAAAAAGTTTCTATTCCCCAAAGAAGTTTGATACAAAAAATTGGCGGAAACGCTTTGCCCTTCAAAAATCACATCCGCATCACGTACTGTACTTGAATGTGACCAATATAGGTATGCTCTTTCTACCGTGGCTGTTCCTGGAACCGGTGAAACTAAACTATTGGAAGAGGATGAGGTAACCGCACACGGATTACCTCCATTTGGACTTGTACGCATTGTACCACCAGTTGTAGAATAGTCATAATATCCATCAAACTCTTGAAATAGAGTTAAAGGGTCATTCGCTAAAATTTGGGAGTTAATTGTCCCCTTTCCTGTATCGTTATAATTTACTACAGCGTACTGAGCAGTTGCACCTGTAAACACAATATCGAAATCTTCTGCAAATTCGGGTACTCCATCATTTGCTATGGGTACTGAAATAGTCTGAACATTATTCAATTCTCCTGTAAATGTCAATGTTCCAGCTGTTGTGGTATAATCGCTACCGGCAAGTGCCAAACCATCTACAGTTTGAAAATCTACAGTAAAAGGTGCTTCAATAAAACCGAATAAAAATACATTTCTACCATGGGCCGCCCTGGTAGACCGCACTGTAAAAACAGCATTACCTACATCTTCATCAATAGTTATATCTTCAATTATGATAATTGGTCCATCAGGAAAACAATTAATTTCAGCTTCCCATCCGGCACCGGTATTGCTTCCGTTGGAAACAAACCTAAATGTTAAACAACCGGATGCAGCGGAAGAATTTATTGAAGTGGGAACATTGGCACTGTCATACTGACCAATTAAAGTTGCTCCAGTAGAATTACCATCATATATATACAACAAGTCACCAGAGACAATTTCAAAGCTTGTGAAATTAACATTTAAATAGGTATCTACCGTATCAGGACATATGGTATACGTTACATCTTGATTATTGCTGTAATTCGAAAGTCCACCTGGATCAAAGAAAGTATCACTACAGGTTGTTGCACTTCCTCCATCAGTCATTATTAATGCATCGTCATCAGTTATGGTAACTATAGCCGTGTCACTAATATCAACTTGCGGGTCTGAAGACAATGTAAATTGAAGCGAGAAATTTTCAGGATTTTCTATGGCGGCATCATTTAGAATAGGAACCGTAACAGTTTCAGTATCACCCGCATTACCATTAAAGCTTAAAATACCTGAGGTTGAAGTATAATCACTACCGTCTAAAGCCGAACCATCAACAGTTTCATAATTAACCGTGAAAGGAGTTGTAGCATTAGTTCCCGAATGTCTTACGGTAAAGATTGCATTACCTGTATCCTCATCAACCGTTAAATCATCTACTTCAATTACTGGTATTGGTGCAGGAAAAGTTGCTGTCACCAAAAAATTATCAATAATAGCATAATCATTGTTATTCCAGTTATTACCTAATTTCTGAAATCTAAACGTGGTTGTCGCCGAAATATACCCCGAAATATCTTGACTAAAGGTTCCTGAACTATTATTTCCAGTTATAGTGGCAATTGTATTATAGGAAGCTCCTCCATTATTTGAAGCTTGAATTGCTAAAAACCTATTACTAAGACTAGATGTTTGCCATGTGAAACTTAAATTAGCAGTACTAGCCCCATCTAAATTTACAGATCTACGTATTGTTTCAGACCATATATAATAAAATTCTAACCTGTTACTACTAATTCTAATATATTGGCTATTTGGTCCCAAATCATTATCACCAGTTTCTATCCAATTAGTAGAAAAATTAGAGCTACCATTATTATTTGAATATGAGACACTGCTAAAGTTATCGCGATAAGTTTCTTGCGCATAGAAACTTGTAGCACAAAAGAAAAAAAATAGATAATAAAACTGCTTTAAACTCATAATTATACATATGGG includes:
- a CDS encoding Calx-beta domain-containing protein, whose amino-acid sequence is MSLKQFYYLFFFFCATSFYAQETYRDNFSSVSYSNNNGSSNFSTNWIETGDNDLGPNSQYIRISSNRLEFYYIWSETIRRSVNLDGASTANLSFTWQTSSLSNRFLAIQASNNGGASYNTIATITGNNSSGTFSQDISGYISATTTFRFQKLGNNWNNNDYAIIDNFLVTATFPAPIPVIEVDDLTVDEDTGNAIFTVRHSGTNATTPFTVNYETVDGSALDGSDYTSTSGILSFNGNAGDTETVTVPILNDAAIENPENFSLQFTLSSDPQVDISDTAIVTITDDDALIMTDGGSATTCSDTFFDPGGLSNYSNNQDVTYTICPDTVDTYLNVNFTSFEIVSGDLLYIYDGNSTGATLIGQYDSANVPTSINSSAASGCLTFRFVSNGSNTGAGWEAEINCFPDGPIIIIEDITIDEDVGNAVFTVRSTRAAHGRNVFLFGFIEAPFTVDFQTVDGLALAGSDYTTTAGTLTFTGELNNVQTISVPIANDGVPEFAEDFDIVFTGATAQYAVVNYNDTGKGTINSQILANDPLTLFQEFDGYYDYSTTGGTMRTSPNGGNPCAVTSSSSNSLVSPVPGTATVERAYLYWSHSSTVRDADVIFEGQSVSANFLYQTSLGNRNFFGYVSDVTTIVQGVSNLSSNVFDFSGLTINNTGEYCSTSTVLGGWALMVFYEDRSLPAVNINLYQGFDGLSNDGNSFTLDSFYAISGTGAKASFLSWEGDPDLNGSSSGSTNPEELSITNQRNQNFVLTGDGGQSGNNSYNSTIYDNTVTPVYNNANTYGVDLDTYDISSFIQPADSEVTANVDVGQDFVISAAVVLKVPSNLIAGRVYEDVNYPGGAGRDQVASSGVGISGAIVELFDSSGTFIQRKNTEANGSYSFGGMADGNYLIKVVSSTVRSTRDNGPNCSSCYPVQTYRTETDSGGIVDITNEVGGADPTAFQDVSLGVINNAQSRSNVEVEGNGVVGINFGFNFNTVVNTNEAGQGSFSQFILNSNTIGEVGLDIEANGLFDPEAGEDTSIFMIPSTNDPLGRTADVNFANGYFNITMSNSDTFPVVTGTTTVIDGRTQTSYSGNTNSGTVGSGGVGVGISNTTLPNYDRPEIQIHRIGGDVLDLNGTDVIIRGVSVYANNNAGIRVQGGSATISNNLLGVDATGSGAGSIDYGIEQTGGELSALSNYISSNTDAGIYINGGTRSTVQLNNLELNGDSACSDNIFVKDGSNIVIQENLIETAAASGIEIDDVDGVTVSNNNILSSGLNGGNCSGTYEGMAIKLSGNGSVIEQNRIYSNGSEGIVVLSGATNTISQNSIYANGTVVPSLGIDLNRDGVTLNDNTDSDSGANNLQNFPIINSAFISGTNLVVMGWASPGSTVEVFFTDVNEGTATLGDNQLGLTQDYGEGQTYIGTAVEGSSNDQDASSSSYLDDDGNTDNTNKYKFVFPLPSGTVVGDLITTTGTRNSSTSEFSPEIIISGYTVITNRNITYRIKSN